A single region of the Synergistes jonesii genome encodes:
- a CDS encoding indolepyruvate ferredoxin oxidoreductase subunit alpha — MKINEELCIGCKQCVPYCPVGCIATKGGKVYINHDECVDCGVCKRANVCPKDAIYMPAECYEYPRAIRMQFSDPGIQHPNLRAWGRGTEEAKTNDVTAKFKRGEYGLLLEFGRPGTGTRLSEIEKVTLAMRGMGIPIIKDNPLYGLLEPDISGKFKPEYVNEKVLSAILELVITEDKLEETLNKLFPIFKSLNTVVSVGLVSRFDDNAELPVVKKLKKLGIEVRPNAKINVGLGRPLID; from the coding sequence ATGAAGATAAACGAAGAATTGTGCATAGGTTGTAAGCAGTGCGTTCCTTACTGTCCGGTTGGCTGCATAGCTACTAAAGGAGGCAAGGTGTATATCAATCACGACGAATGCGTTGACTGTGGCGTCTGCAAAAGGGCAAACGTCTGCCCGAAAGACGCTATTTACATGCCAGCTGAATGTTATGAGTATCCGCGCGCGATCCGCATGCAGTTCAGTGACCCAGGCATACAGCACCCTAACCTAAGAGCGTGGGGGCGTGGGACGGAAGAGGCTAAAACAAACGATGTCACTGCAAAGTTTAAAAGGGGTGAGTACGGCCTGCTCCTTGAATTTGGACGTCCCGGAACCGGCACTAGGCTATCGGAGATAGAAAAGGTGACTCTGGCAATGCGCGGTATGGGGATCCCGATAATCAAGGACAACCCGCTTTACGGCCTCCTTGAGCCAGATATTTCAGGTAAATTCAAGCCCGAATATGTCAATGAAAAGGTGCTCTCGGCAATACTTGAGCTTGTGATTACAGAAGATAAGCTAGAAGAGACGCTAAACAAGCTATTTCCAATATTTAAATCGCTAAATACTGTCGTTTCCGTGGGCCTCGTAAGCCGCTTCGACGACAACGCGGAACTTCCCGTAGTAAAAAAGTTGAAAAAACTTGGAATAGAGGTCAGGCCTAATGCGAAGATCAACGTTGGACTGGGCCGGCCGCTAATCGACTAG
- a CDS encoding IS256 family transposase yields the protein METAEDIHDALKNLLGGTIKQMMEAEMDDHLGYEKSERLDSDYCRNGYKEKTVNSSLETMKISVPQDRASTFEPKVIKKRQKDISEIDRKIISMYINGMTTRQISAMLMDVYGFEASEGFISNVTDKILPEIEDWQNRSLSEVWPVLYIDAIHYSVRDSGIIKKLAAYVILGINAEGHKEVLTVEIGENESSKYWLSVMNSLKNRGVKDIIHQLSKSNEMVYPIFMTLYSKDLREHAVKYILDGRSLYN from the coding sequence ATCGAAACTGCCGAGGACATTCATGATGCCTTGAAGAACCTGCTCGGCGGTACCATCAAGCAGATGATGGAAGCGGAGATGGACGACCACCTTGGCTATGAGAAATCAGAACGCTTGGACTCGGACTACTGCCGGAACGGCTACAAGGAAAAGACAGTCAACTCGAGCCTGGAAACAATGAAGATATCAGTTCCCCAGGACAGGGCTTCCACGTTTGAGCCTAAAGTTATCAAGAAACGCCAGAAAGATATATCGGAGATAGATCGAAAGATAATCTCCATGTATATAAATGGCATGACGACAAGGCAGATATCAGCCATGCTCATGGATGTATATGGTTTTGAGGCCTCAGAAGGCTTCATATCGAACGTCACGGACAAGATACTGCCGGAGATAGAGGACTGGCAGAACCGGTCACTGTCTGAAGTCTGGCCGGTGCTGTACATAGACGCCATACACTATTCGGTACGAGACAGCGGAATAATCAAAAAGCTTGCGGCGTATGTCATCCTCGGCATAAACGCCGAAGGGCACAAGGAAGTCCTGACAGTAGAAATCGGGGAAAATGAGAGCTCGAAATACTGGCTCTCCGTCATGAACAGCCTCAAAAACCGCGGTGTAAAGGATATAATCCATCAACTATCCAAGAGTAACGAGATGGTGTATCCTATATTCATGACATTATATTCTAAAGACCTCAGAGAACACGCTGTAAAATACATACTTGACGGACGCTCCTTGTATAATTGA
- a CDS encoding GntR family transcriptional regulator, producing the protein MLAHESTHEIQKSGFQHKSLVENIVEEIESKIISGEFKPGMRLIEQNMCEQMNVSRSPLREAFRILENIGYLVSNARKGVFVSELTYKDAVDVYTIRANLESLAIYLAIKNDDGTLTDRLTSINKQMLVYANSGDTWNYAKYNSKFHETLIKACNNQRLINMLDIFSKQTKRYRTGVMLSTGKMQESIKKHEELIESIRNGNAEKAEKIRKKSILANLKYLPKLFS; encoded by the coding sequence ATGCTTGCACATGAGTCTACGCATGAGATACAGAAAAGCGGCTTTCAACATAAGAGCCTGGTGGAAAATATCGTAGAGGAGATCGAGTCTAAGATCATCAGCGGCGAGTTCAAGCCTGGTATGCGTTTGATCGAACAAAACATGTGCGAACAGATGAATGTCAGCCGCTCCCCATTGAGAGAGGCTTTTCGTATTCTGGAAAATATAGGCTATCTTGTGAGCAACGCAAGAAAAGGTGTGTTCGTGAGCGAGCTGACATATAAAGACGCCGTAGATGTGTATACGATAAGAGCGAATCTTGAAAGCCTGGCGATATACCTTGCAATTAAAAATGATGACGGAACATTAACCGACCGCCTAACCAGCATTAACAAACAGATGCTCGTTTACGCTAATAGCGGTGACACGTGGAACTATGCAAAGTATAACAGCAAATTTCACGAGACGCTGATAAAGGCATGCAACAATCAGAGGCTTATCAACATGCTGGATATTTTCAGCAAGCAGACGAAGCGCTACCGGACTGGAGTAATGCTTTCTACGGGAAAGATGCAGGAATCGATAAAAAAGCATGAAGAGCTAATCGAATCCATACGAAACGGTAATGCAGAAAAGGCTGAAAAAATACGGAAGAAATCTATACTTGCGAATTTGAAGTACCTGCCAAAGTTGTTTTCTTAA
- a CDS encoding oxidoreductase produces MKDCALLTPAKIGPVEIKNRVIVSSMCLYYSNKNGDVTDKMIAFFKNRAEAGIGAFIIPANPHGANKRARGSLSDDSRIAQWEPLLNVIHDAGAKVFNQIHPSGTQFGRAGFDESPFELSTEGIRKMIESYAQGALRAKKAGFDGVEIHGAHGHEVALLLSELLNTRKDQYGGNLENCARNVTEMISRIKELCGGDFPVILRISGEERIPGGRTIEKSSEICCLAEAAGADAIHVSVGMPASEEWECPPSEIQEGHLGYMGKYLKERLKVPVIVVGRIVDWNVANKMVEEAEADFCAIARTVLADGNWMRAVGNDDYPIRHCIACNQGCRTRREQNKTQCECLQNPLTSREELFDLNEQDAAGKKVCVIGAGLSGLEAANVFAHRGAAVTVFDEAGSIGGLFRAASAAPGKSNYIDVIGYYQQVLPIYHVSFQLGEKINEIPEGDWDLVVVAVGGKAIIPPIKTAPSAKVEKAAEMLMSGKCDAESYVVVGDGLVGYETADYLSQRGKSVIVIGNDPREQDALQGIARWHFMKKRFAEAGVKVIRHSTVLSIDEGGFDYQDNEGADHRFDGAFSYVLACGYVPDKKAVAKLAEKAGKAIVVGSSAKGGDAMDAIHDAFDKAISYKF; encoded by the coding sequence ATGAAAGATTGTGCTCTGCTCACACCGGCGAAGATCGGCCCGGTAGAAATAAAAAATCGCGTGATCGTATCGTCGATGTGCCTTTATTATTCAAACAAAAACGGCGATGTCACAGATAAAATGATCGCGTTTTTTAAAAACAGGGCAGAGGCGGGGATCGGTGCGTTTATAATTCCCGCGAATCCGCACGGCGCGAATAAGAGAGCGCGGGGATCGCTATCGGACGATTCACGGATCGCCCAGTGGGAACCGCTGCTTAACGTTATACATGACGCTGGTGCGAAAGTTTTTAATCAGATTCACCCCTCCGGGACTCAATTTGGCCGCGCTGGGTTTGATGAGTCCCCCTTCGAGCTTTCCACCGAAGGTATACGTAAGATGATCGAATCTTATGCTCAGGGGGCACTTCGCGCAAAAAAAGCCGGTTTTGACGGGGTCGAGATACATGGGGCCCATGGGCATGAGGTGGCTCTTCTTCTTTCCGAACTGCTCAATACCCGTAAAGACCAATATGGCGGGAATCTGGAAAACTGTGCGCGTAACGTTACAGAGATGATTTCGCGTATCAAAGAGCTTTGCGGAGGAGATTTTCCCGTCATTTTAAGGATCAGCGGCGAGGAAAGAATACCGGGAGGCCGCACCATTGAAAAATCGTCGGAGATATGCTGTCTGGCGGAGGCGGCGGGCGCCGACGCCATACACGTTTCCGTAGGAATGCCCGCCAGCGAGGAATGGGAATGCCCTCCCTCCGAGATACAGGAAGGGCACCTGGGTTACATGGGTAAATACCTTAAGGAAAGGCTTAAAGTACCCGTGATTGTTGTCGGCCGTATCGTTGATTGGAACGTCGCTAATAAAATGGTCGAAGAGGCGGAGGCGGATTTCTGCGCGATTGCGCGAACTGTCCTCGCCGATGGAAACTGGATGCGCGCGGTAGGCAACGACGATTATCCGATACGCCATTGCATCGCCTGCAATCAGGGGTGCCGCACCCGCAGAGAGCAGAACAAGACGCAGTGCGAGTGTTTGCAGAATCCCCTTACAAGCCGAGAGGAGCTCTTTGACCTTAACGAGCAGGACGCGGCCGGTAAAAAGGTGTGCGTGATCGGGGCCGGGCTTTCCGGGTTGGAGGCGGCAAATGTCTTTGCCCACAGAGGAGCAGCAGTGACAGTTTTTGATGAGGCGGGGAGCATCGGCGGCCTTTTCCGCGCGGCCAGCGCCGCCCCCGGCAAATCAAATTACATTGACGTGATCGGCTACTACCAGCAGGTTTTGCCCATTTATCACGTCAGCTTCCAGCTGGGAGAAAAAATCAATGAAATACCCGAGGGGGACTGGGATCTCGTCGTCGTGGCCGTTGGCGGGAAGGCGATAATCCCGCCGATAAAGACGGCGCCCTCCGCCAAGGTGGAAAAAGCGGCTGAGATGCTGATGTCGGGAAAATGCGACGCCGAGAGCTATGTCGTCGTCGGCGACGGGCTTGTAGGCTATGAGACAGCTGATTATCTCTCTCAGAGAGGTAAATCCGTCATCGTCATCGGCAACGATCCGCGGGAACAGGATGCGCTGCAGGGCATAGCGCGCTGGCATTTTATGAAAAAACGTTTTGCGGAGGCCGGCGTCAAGGTCATTCGCCACAGCACAGTTTTGTCGATAGACGAGGGCGGATTTGACTACCAGGACAATGAAGGGGCCGATCATCGTTTCGATGGCGCTTTTTCCTATGTGCTGGCCTGCGGATACGTTCCCGACAAAAAGGCGGTTGCAAAGCTGGCGGAAAAGGCCGGTAAGGCGATTGTCGTCGGAAGCTCCGCTAAGGGCGGAGATGCGATGGATGCAATCCACGACGCCTTTGATAAAGCGATATCCTATAAATTTTGA